In the Gemmatimonadota bacterium genome, one interval contains:
- a CDS encoding alpha-hydroxy-acid oxidizing protein, with protein sequence MINLSEIEAEASACMEPAAWGYLTGGANDEVTLRENRAAWERLSIRYRTMVDVSTRDLSTTVLGDRIDFPVLVAPTAMQKLAHPEGEVAMARACGACQTVMVVSTTATTSLEEVRAAASAASWFQLYIYQDRGATRALLERARDAGYRAIVITVDAPMLGWRERDLRNRFTLPKHLTIANAVAAGAGHDRLPGADAEGSGLSKHLQALHDTALTPRDIEWAHEITGLPILVKGVVRGDDAVRAVNHGAAGVIVSNHGGRQLDTSISSARALPEVVDALAGRGEVYVDGGIRRGTDVLKALALGARAVLVGRPPLWGLAAGGEAGVVRVLQHLRHEFDLAMSLAGCTSVAELTRDLVVDD encoded by the coding sequence ATGATCAACCTGTCCGAGATCGAGGCCGAGGCGTCCGCGTGCATGGAGCCGGCGGCGTGGGGCTACCTCACCGGCGGGGCCAACGACGAGGTCACGCTGCGCGAGAACCGCGCGGCGTGGGAGCGCCTGTCGATTCGCTACCGCACGATGGTCGACGTGTCCACGCGCGACCTGTCGACGACCGTGCTGGGCGATCGGATCGATTTTCCGGTGCTGGTGGCGCCGACGGCGATGCAGAAGCTCGCGCATCCCGAGGGCGAGGTGGCGATGGCGCGGGCCTGCGGGGCGTGCCAGACGGTGATGGTCGTGAGTACGACGGCGACCACGTCGCTCGAGGAGGTGCGTGCGGCGGCGAGCGCCGCATCCTGGTTCCAGCTCTACATCTATCAGGACCGTGGCGCCACGCGTGCGCTGCTCGAGCGCGCTCGCGATGCCGGCTATCGCGCCATCGTCATCACGGTCGATGCCCCGATGCTGGGGTGGCGCGAGCGCGACCTGCGCAATCGGTTCACGCTCCCCAAGCACCTGACCATCGCCAATGCGGTTGCGGCCGGGGCGGGGCACGATCGGCTCCCCGGCGCCGACGCCGAGGGGTCGGGACTCTCCAAGCACCTGCAGGCGCTGCACGACACGGCGCTCACTCCGCGCGATATCGAGTGGGCACACGAGATCACCGGGCTCCCCATCCTCGTGAAGGGAGTGGTGCGCGGGGACGACGCGGTGCGGGCCGTCAACCATGGGGCGGCTGGCGTGATCGTCTCCAATCACGGCGGGCGACAGCTCGACACGTCGATTTCGTCGGCGCGCGCCCTCCCCGAGGTGGTCGATGCCCTCGCCGGGCGAGGCGAGGTGTACGTTGACGGGGGGATCCGGCGCGGGACCGACGTGCTCAAGGCGCTGGCGTTAGGCGCCCGGGCCGTCCTGGTTGGGCGCCCGCCGCTCTGGGGGCTCGCGGCCGGGGGTGAGGCCGGGGTGGTGCGGGTCCTCCAGCACCTGCGGCACGAGTTCGACCTGGCCATGTCGCTCGCGGGATGCACCTCGGTGGCGGAACTCACCCGCGACCTGGTGGTAGACGACTAG
- a CDS encoding S8 family peptidase yields the protein MAARKKRATARPTRAKASASTRPKPSATARAKTGVKSGTKASAKAGAKKRVTTPPVAKQKASPVTRTVRRTAPPAAAPPVASTETPPAPTRAARRSPFDPAKLDRTVIALPLVEQFREQAGAAPRGGTKGIVATAAAHRHAVVIDLNLDYREGREKARLQVIDDIVAIVKDGPHFSDDERNAYRARLTRLSPLQYVAAKLTEDEIIRVVRRDVDQADNEWSRRRIYRVWPDFEVSACLTKSTMTVKADAARIAFNARGRDIVWAVMDSGVDGAHPHFKTHKNLELREPIKHDTFVDEDDSDPLVDDFGHGTHVAGIIAGCMLATAPVPPAPATTRKKAKDAGPLKVYSAHGVREEESEERKVEIKEVREIAGVAPECKIVSMKVLDSSGNGTTTAIIRALQRVNEINQQGRRLLIHGVNLSLGYDFDPEWFACGQSPLCVEVDRLVRSGVVVVVAAGNSGYGFQQTSFTGVKAAGLSLTINDPGNADGAITVGSTHREMPHLYGASFFSSKGPTGDGRNKPDLLAPGEKIVSCAAGQKKDAMLGQPRSVSSPAAVKAEQVQYIEDSGTSMAAPHVSGAIAAFLSVRREFQGQPERVKKLFLDNATDLNRDRYFQGRGLVDLMRTIQSV from the coding sequence ATGGCGGCACGAAAGAAGCGCGCGACCGCACGCCCCACACGCGCGAAGGCGAGCGCGTCCACACGCCCGAAGCCCAGCGCGACCGCACGCGCGAAGACGGGCGTGAAGTCCGGGACGAAGGCAAGTGCGAAGGCGGGGGCGAAGAAGCGGGTGACCACTCCGCCAGTGGCAAAGCAGAAAGCGTCCCCAGTGACGCGAACGGTGCGGCGGACGGCGCCGCCAGCTGCAGCGCCGCCCGTGGCGTCGACCGAAACGCCGCCGGCGCCAACGCGTGCCGCGCGCCGGTCGCCATTCGATCCCGCCAAGCTCGATCGCACCGTGATCGCGCTGCCGCTGGTCGAGCAGTTCCGGGAGCAGGCCGGTGCCGCCCCGCGAGGCGGCACCAAGGGGATCGTCGCCACGGCGGCGGCACACAGGCATGCCGTGGTGATCGACCTCAACCTGGACTATCGCGAGGGGCGCGAGAAGGCGCGCCTACAGGTGATCGACGACATCGTCGCCATCGTGAAGGACGGCCCGCACTTCTCCGATGACGAGCGGAACGCCTATCGCGCGCGGTTGACCCGGCTCTCCCCGCTGCAGTACGTCGCCGCGAAGCTCACGGAAGACGAGATCATTCGCGTGGTGCGCCGCGACGTCGACCAGGCCGACAACGAGTGGAGCCGGCGTCGGATCTATCGCGTCTGGCCCGACTTCGAGGTGTCGGCTTGCCTGACGAAGAGCACGATGACGGTCAAGGCCGATGCCGCGCGCATCGCGTTCAACGCGCGCGGTCGCGACATCGTGTGGGCCGTGATGGATTCGGGCGTTGACGGCGCGCACCCGCACTTCAAGACGCACAAGAACCTGGAGCTTCGCGAGCCGATCAAGCACGACACCTTCGTCGACGAGGACGACAGCGATCCACTCGTCGATGACTTTGGCCACGGCACGCACGTGGCCGGGATCATCGCCGGCTGCATGCTGGCCACCGCGCCCGTGCCCCCTGCCCCGGCGACCACGCGCAAGAAGGCGAAGGACGCCGGGCCGCTGAAGGTCTACTCCGCACACGGCGTGCGCGAAGAGGAGAGCGAGGAGCGCAAGGTCGAGATCAAGGAGGTGCGCGAGATCGCCGGCGTCGCCCCGGAGTGCAAGATCGTCAGCATGAAGGTCCTCGACTCGTCAGGCAACGGGACCACCACGGCCATCATCCGGGCGCTGCAGCGGGTCAACGAGATCAACCAGCAGGGGCGCCGCCTCCTGATCCACGGGGTCAACCTCTCCCTCGGCTACGACTTCGACCCCGAGTGGTTCGCCTGCGGACAAAGCCCGCTCTGCGTGGAAGTCGACCGGCTCGTGCGCTCGGGAGTCGTCGTCGTGGTCGCCGCGGGCAACTCGGGCTACGGCTTCCAGCAGACGTCGTTCACCGGCGTGAAGGCGGCGGGGCTGTCGCTCACCATCAACGACCCCGGCAATGCCGACGGCGCCATCACGGTGGGCTCCACGCACCGCGAAATGCCGCACCTGTACGGCGCGTCGTTCTTCTCGTCCAAGGGACCCACGGGCGACGGGCGCAACAAGCCGGACCTGCTTGCGCCTGGCGAGAAGATCGTCTCCTGCGCCGCCGGCCAGAAGAAGGACGCGATGCTCGGCCAGCCCCGCAGCGTGTCCTCCCCCGCCGCGGTCAAGGCCGAGCAGGTGCAATACATCGAGGACAGCGGGACGAGCATGGCCGCCCCGCACGTGTCGGGCGCCATCGCCGCCTTCCTGTCGGTGCGACGCGAGTTCCAGGGGCAACCCGAGCGCGTGAAGAAGCTCTTCCTCGACAACGCCACCGACCTCAATCGCGATCGCTATTTCCAGGGACGCGGACTGGTCGACCTCATGCGAACCATTCAATCGGTCTAA
- a CDS encoding serine/threonine protein kinase gives MTAPRPDTLAFATALDGQYRLEREIGRGGMGIVYLARDLKLDRPVAIKTLPYHLASDPVIRERFLREARTAAALTHPSIVPIHRADELGDFVFFVMGYVDGESVAQRVRRAGPFAPAELLPLLIEVASALGYAHVRGVVHRDVKAENILLDATGSRAMVTDFGIARLAQSASLTQTGTVLGTVFYMSPEQVSGADVDGRSDLYSLGVLAFFALTGRFPFESETPSAVLVAHVTRQPPPIRSIAPTVPEPLAAIVDRLLLKDRALRYAEASEVVAALAAAAREIPLDAPAASHVVVSPTEAHAIWERAALLQEMTGQLTPPPVLASRGSHREPVSETSGYKVDEVRMAARDAGIGDKYVERALAERGVGSADTPDIVREGVSMQTKVNPLAGARTKLEFEAIVDGELNDLDLEDVAEEIRRSVGDVGNVNNIGRSVTWTSYASPTSQRKLQLSVSTRSGRTVIRGFEDLSQLSGGIFGGITGGAGGGLGGMTFGITMGVTKGAILIAGPAFAAVVAGAYGLARVIFVRVSHNREKMLRTAVERVAQRVRECIANRQLPRGSDPRLLRR, from the coding sequence ATGACCGCTCCACGCCCCGACACCCTCGCTTTTGCCACCGCACTCGACGGGCAGTACCGCCTCGAGCGCGAGATCGGGCGCGGGGGGATGGGGATTGTGTATCTCGCGCGCGACCTCAAGCTCGACCGCCCGGTGGCCATCAAGACGCTCCCGTACCATCTGGCCAGCGACCCGGTCATCCGCGAGCGTTTCCTGCGTGAGGCGCGCACGGCCGCCGCCCTCACCCACCCGAGCATCGTCCCGATCCATCGCGCCGACGAACTGGGCGACTTCGTCTTCTTCGTCATGGGCTACGTCGACGGCGAATCGGTCGCGCAGCGGGTGCGCCGGGCGGGTCCCTTCGCCCCGGCCGAACTGCTCCCGCTGCTGATCGAGGTCGCCTCGGCGTTAGGCTACGCGCATGTGCGCGGCGTCGTGCATCGCGACGTGAAGGCCGAGAACATCCTGCTCGACGCCACGGGGTCGCGGGCGATGGTCACCGACTTCGGGATCGCGCGCCTGGCGCAGTCCGCGTCGCTCACGCAGACGGGGACCGTGCTCGGCACGGTGTTCTACATGAGCCCCGAACAGGTTTCGGGTGCCGACGTGGATGGCCGCAGCGACCTGTACTCCCTCGGCGTGCTGGCCTTCTTTGCGCTCACGGGGCGCTTCCCCTTCGAGAGTGAGACGCCGTCGGCGGTGCTCGTGGCGCACGTGACGCGCCAGCCTCCACCGATCCGCAGCATCGCACCGACCGTCCCGGAGCCGCTCGCGGCGATCGTCGATCGCCTGCTCCTCAAGGACCGCGCGTTGCGCTATGCCGAGGCCAGCGAGGTCGTCGCCGCGCTCGCGGCGGCGGCCCGCGAGATCCCGCTCGACGCGCCGGCAGCGTCGCACGTGGTCGTGTCGCCCACCGAGGCGCACGCCATCTGGGAACGCGCGGCGCTGCTGCAGGAGATGACGGGCCAGCTCACGCCGCCACCGGTGCTCGCGTCGCGGGGGTCGCATCGCGAACCGGTGAGCGAAACGTCCGGGTACAAGGTGGACGAGGTGCGCATGGCGGCGCGCGACGCCGGCATCGGCGACAAGTACGTGGAGCGTGCCCTCGCGGAGCGTGGCGTGGGGAGCGCCGACACCCCGGACATCGTGCGCGAGGGGGTGTCGATGCAGACGAAGGTGAACCCGCTGGCCGGCGCGCGCACCAAGCTGGAGTTCGAGGCCATCGTCGATGGTGAACTGAACGACCTCGACCTCGAGGACGTGGCCGAGGAGATCCGCCGGAGCGTGGGCGACGTGGGCAACGTGAACAACATCGGGCGCAGCGTCACGTGGACCTCGTACGCCTCGCCGACGTCGCAGCGCAAATTGCAGCTGTCGGTGTCGACGCGGAGCGGGCGCACGGTCATTCGCGGCTTCGAGGACCTGAGCCAGTTGTCGGGCGGGATCTTCGGCGGAATCACCGGTGGCGCGGGCGGCGGGCTCGGCGGGATGACGTTCGGGATCACGATGGGGGTGACCAAGGGGGCGATCCTGATCGCCGGGCCGGCGTTCGCCGCCGTGGTCGCCGGCGCCTACGGGCTGGCGCGCGTGATCTTCGTGCGCGTGTCGCACAACCGCGAAAAGATGCTGCGCACCGCGGTCGAGCGCGTGGCACAGCGCGTACGCGAGTGCATCGCCAACCGCCAGCTCCCGCGCGGCAGCGATCCGCGCCTCCTGCGCCGATAG
- a CDS encoding acetoacetate--CoA ligase — MAAPDGETREPQLDHALWHPSPERVSRTAVLRFAREVQAAEGMGFVVDGALDYDALHRWSVEHPERFWRAVWRFGGVVADDRPEGEAWETVLTGDSRMAPPDPVLGPRWFTGARLNFAEQLLRRRDDGEALVAWNEEGRQGAMTFAELARQVQRAAGALRAQGVGPGDRVAAFLPNIPEAVIAMLAATSLGAIWSSCSPDFGVNGVLDRFGQIAPRVLVACDGYRYAGKSIDTRARVADIAAQIPAIERVVVVPYLREAEPMEGVRDACSWEEWLAAGDAWRASPAAVGVPDFTRLPFDHPLYIMYSSGTTGLPKCMVHGAGGTLLQHLKEHLLHTDLGPRDRVFYFTTCGWMMWNWLVSVLAVGATVVLYDGAPMATAAPETGDGRRETRVAMRAGVDSLVSSRSLLWTMAERERLTVFGTSAKFLALAEKEGLAPGRDHDLSALRTILSTGSPLAPPSFDYVYRDIKADVQLSSISGGTDIISCFVLGNPAGPVWRGELQVAGLGMAVEIFGDDGRPVTSGPGELVCTRPFPSMPVAFWNDPDGAKYRAAYFDTYPGIWRHGDWIERTVHGGYVITGRSDATLNPGGVRIGTAEIYRQVEQLPEIVESLVVGQEIGSANDRDVRIVLFVRLREGVALDDALRQRIVRQVRANTSPHHVPKVIVAVPDIPRTISGKITELAVRDVIHGRPVKNTDALANPGALEHFRDRPELEV, encoded by the coding sequence ATGGCGGCGCCCGACGGCGAGACCCGCGAGCCCCAGCTCGATCACGCGCTCTGGCATCCGTCGCCGGAGCGCGTGTCGCGTACGGCCGTGCTGCGCTTCGCTCGCGAGGTGCAAGCGGCGGAGGGGATGGGGTTCGTCGTGGATGGCGCGCTGGACTATGACGCGCTGCACCGCTGGTCGGTCGAGCACCCCGAGCGATTCTGGCGCGCTGTCTGGCGGTTCGGTGGCGTGGTCGCCGACGACCGCCCGGAGGGCGAGGCGTGGGAAACGGTCCTGACGGGCGACAGTCGCATGGCGCCGCCCGATCCGGTGCTCGGTCCGCGCTGGTTCACGGGGGCGCGCCTCAACTTCGCCGAGCAGTTGCTGCGGCGCCGAGACGACGGCGAGGCGCTGGTGGCCTGGAACGAGGAGGGGCGGCAGGGGGCGATGACCTTCGCCGAGCTCGCTCGGCAGGTGCAACGTGCCGCCGGGGCGCTGCGGGCGCAGGGCGTCGGCCCGGGGGATCGCGTGGCCGCCTTTCTCCCCAACATCCCCGAGGCGGTCATCGCCATGCTCGCGGCGACCAGCCTTGGCGCCATCTGGTCGTCGTGCTCGCCCGACTTCGGGGTCAACGGGGTGCTCGACCGATTCGGGCAGATTGCGCCGCGGGTGCTGGTGGCCTGCGACGGCTACCGCTACGCCGGCAAGTCGATCGACACGCGGGCGCGCGTGGCCGATATCGCGGCGCAGATCCCGGCGATCGAGCGGGTGGTGGTCGTCCCCTACCTGCGCGAAGCCGAGCCGATGGAGGGTGTTCGCGACGCCTGCTCGTGGGAGGAGTGGCTTGCGGCTGGCGACGCGTGGCGCGCGAGTCCTGCGGCGGTCGGCGTGCCGGACTTCACGCGACTCCCGTTCGATCATCCGTTGTACATCATGTATTCGTCAGGCACCACCGGCCTCCCCAAGTGCATGGTGCACGGGGCTGGGGGGACGCTCCTGCAGCACCTCAAGGAGCACCTGCTGCACACCGACCTCGGGCCGCGCGACCGTGTCTTCTACTTCACCACCTGCGGGTGGATGATGTGGAACTGGCTGGTGAGCGTGCTGGCGGTGGGGGCGACGGTCGTGCTGTATGACGGCGCGCCGATGGCCACGGCTGCGCCGGAGACGGGAGACGGGAGACGGGAGACGCGAGTCGCGATGCGCGCTGGTGTCGACTCTCTCGTCTCATCTCGATCTCTCTTGTGGACCATGGCGGAGCGGGAGCGGCTGACCGTTTTCGGGACGTCGGCGAAGTTCCTCGCGCTCGCCGAGAAGGAGGGGCTGGCCCCCGGGCGCGATCACGACCTGTCGGCGCTGCGAACGATCCTCTCTACCGGGTCGCCGCTGGCGCCGCCGTCGTTCGACTATGTGTATCGCGACATCAAGGCGGACGTGCAGCTCAGCTCCATCTCGGGCGGGACCGACATCATCTCCTGCTTCGTGTTGGGCAACCCGGCGGGGCCGGTGTGGCGGGGCGAGTTGCAGGTGGCGGGGCTGGGGATGGCGGTCGAGATCTTTGGCGACGATGGTCGCCCCGTGACGTCGGGGCCCGGAGAGCTGGTCTGTACGCGCCCGTTCCCCAGCATGCCGGTCGCCTTCTGGAACGACCCCGACGGCGCCAAGTACCGCGCCGCCTACTTCGACACCTACCCCGGGATCTGGCGCCACGGCGACTGGATCGAGCGCACCGTGCACGGTGGCTACGTCATCACCGGGCGGAGCGACGCCACGCTCAACCCGGGCGGGGTGCGCATCGGGACGGCGGAGATCTATCGGCAGGTGGAGCAACTCCCCGAGATCGTGGAGAGCCTGGTGGTGGGGCAGGAGATCGGCTCGGCCAATGATCGTGACGTGCGCATCGTCCTGTTTGTCCGATTGCGCGAGGGCGTGGCCCTCGACGACGCATTGCGTCAGCGCATCGTGCGCCAGGTCCGCGCCAACACGTCGCCCCACCACGTGCCCAAGGTCATCGTCGCCGTCCCCGACATCCCGCGCACGATCAGCGGCAAGATCACCGAACTGGCGGTGCGCGACGTGATACACGGCCGCCCGGTGAAGAACACCGATGCGCTGGCCAACCCGGGCGCGCTCGAGCACTTTCGCGACCGGCCGGAGCTCGAGGTCTAG
- a CDS encoding FKBP-type peptidyl-prolyl cis-trans isomerase encodes MSLRRRTPLRHLLAAAAAVLAVTACNSLDSTTPEVIPIEQQVWNASLQVTVSQFTRLTSGVYFLDSLAGTGATLSGTPTVEVLYSGYLPDGTKFDATTGTATRCFSLSGLIGGWQVGMQGMKVGGKRRLLIPPDYGYGASGNGGIPGNSNLLFNITLVRTGCTA; translated from the coding sequence ATGTCGCTCCGCCGTCGTACTCCGTTGCGTCACCTGCTGGCCGCCGCCGCGGCGGTTCTCGCCGTGACCGCCTGCAACAGCCTCGATTCCACCACCCCCGAGGTGATCCCGATCGAGCAACAGGTCTGGAACGCCTCGCTCCAAGTGACGGTCTCCCAGTTCACGCGCCTCACGTCGGGGGTCTACTTCCTCGACTCGCTAGCCGGGACGGGCGCGACGCTCAGCGGGACGCCGACGGTTGAGGTGCTGTATTCCGGCTACCTCCCCGACGGGACCAAGTTCGACGCGACGACGGGGACCGCCACCCGCTGCTTTTCCCTCAGCGGGTTGATCGGGGGGTGGCAGGTCGGGATGCAGGGGATGAAGGTCGGCGGGAAGCGTCGCCTTCTCATCCCGCCCGACTACGGCTACGGCGCCTCCGGCAACGGCGGCATCCCGGGGAACTCGAACCTCCTCTTCAACATCACCCTCGTCAGGACCGGCTGTACGGCGTGA